A section of the Mycolicibacterium anyangense genome encodes:
- a CDS encoding MMPL/RND family transporter, which yields MSAHRADAVTDAATEEIPVPRYQSAHFGRIALVMRKLAVPIILAWIALAVFLNVSVPQLEKVGEMRSVSMSPKGAPAAVALQKIGQVFEEYSSDSSAMIVLEGKDKLGQEARDYYAKLIAALRADTAHVEHVQDFWSDPLTASGVQSGDGKAAYAQVNLVGNQGEAKANDSVAAVHRIIDQTPAPPGVKAYVTGGAALASEQQEIGHSSMHSVEALTMVVILVFLLFYFRSIATTLLIMAMLGLSVSTVRGAIAFLGYHNIIGLSTFATSLVVTLAIAIAVDYAIFLIGRYQEARSLGEDRESAYYTMFGTTAHVIVGSGLTIAGATFCLSFTRLPYFQTLGVPLAIGMIVMVTLAMTFTPALVVVAGKFGLLDPKRALRSRVWRKVGTAVVRWPGPILIATLAISLIGLIALPSYKTSYNDRKYLPDSIPSSQGYAAAERHFSPSRLNPEILMIETDHDLRNPADFLVIDKVAKAVFRVPGIGRVQTITRPDGQPIEHTTIPYALSQQGLLNKLNEQYQGDRTADMLKQANDMQTNIDSMEKMQSITVQMAQTTSNMVTKMKDMSITLAQVRDQLAAFDDFFRPLRNYFYWEPHCYDIPVCSALRSIFDALDGIDTMTDSIQSLIPDMERLNALMPQMVALMPTMIDTMKSMKQMMLTVYQTQNGMQQQMTEMQQNSEAMGQAFDAAKNDDSFYLPPDAFENDDFKRGIKQFISPNGNAVRFIIAHEGDPLSPEGIEKVDAIKQAAKEALKGTPLEGSRIYLGGTAATFKDMADGTKYDLMIAGIAALGLIFLIMLIITRAIIAAGVIVGAVAMSLCASFGISVLLWQHVLGLELHWMVLPMAMIIQLAVGADYNLLVVSRLKEEVGAGVRTGIIRTLGGSGSVVTAAALLFAFTMITMAVSELRVIGQVGTTIGLGLIFDTLIVRTFTTPAVATLLGRWYWWPQRIRVRPIPSPWPKVPAVQTDPAVGVPV from the coding sequence ATGAGCGCCCATCGGGCGGACGCCGTGACCGACGCGGCGACCGAGGAAATCCCCGTGCCGAGGTACCAGAGCGCACACTTCGGCCGCATTGCCCTGGTCATGCGCAAACTCGCCGTCCCGATCATCCTCGCTTGGATCGCGCTGGCCGTGTTCCTCAACGTCTCGGTGCCGCAGCTGGAGAAGGTCGGCGAGATGCGCTCGGTGTCGATGAGCCCCAAGGGCGCACCGGCCGCAGTGGCGCTGCAGAAGATCGGCCAGGTGTTCGAGGAATACAGCTCGGACAGCTCGGCGATGATCGTGCTCGAAGGCAAGGACAAACTGGGCCAGGAGGCCCGGGACTACTACGCGAAACTCATTGCGGCCCTGCGGGCCGATACCGCCCACGTCGAGCACGTCCAGGATTTCTGGAGCGACCCGCTGACTGCCTCCGGTGTCCAGAGCGGTGATGGCAAGGCCGCCTACGCCCAGGTGAACCTGGTGGGCAACCAGGGCGAGGCGAAAGCCAACGATTCGGTGGCAGCGGTGCACCGGATCATCGACCAAACCCCGGCACCGCCGGGCGTCAAGGCGTACGTCACCGGTGGTGCCGCACTAGCGTCCGAGCAGCAGGAGATCGGCCACAGCAGCATGCATTCGGTCGAGGCCCTGACCATGGTGGTCATCCTGGTCTTCCTGCTGTTCTACTTCCGCTCGATTGCCACCACCCTGCTGATCATGGCGATGCTCGGACTGAGCGTCTCGACCGTCCGCGGAGCCATCGCCTTCTTGGGCTACCACAACATCATCGGGCTCTCGACCTTCGCCACCAGCCTGGTCGTGACACTGGCCATCGCGATTGCCGTCGACTACGCGATCTTCCTGATCGGCCGTTACCAGGAAGCCCGCAGCCTCGGCGAAGATCGAGAGTCCGCCTACTACACCATGTTCGGCACCACGGCCCACGTGATCGTCGGGTCCGGTCTGACGATCGCCGGTGCCACCTTCTGCCTGAGCTTCACCCGCTTGCCGTACTTCCAGACGCTGGGGGTTCCGCTGGCCATCGGCATGATCGTCATGGTCACCTTGGCCATGACCTTCACGCCCGCGCTGGTGGTGGTGGCCGGCAAATTCGGTCTGCTCGACCCCAAGCGTGCGCTGCGATCCCGGGTCTGGCGCAAGGTCGGCACCGCGGTCGTGCGATGGCCCGGCCCGATTTTGATTGCGACGCTGGCGATCTCATTGATCGGACTGATTGCGCTGCCCAGCTACAAGACCAGCTACAACGATCGCAAGTATCTACCCGACAGCATCCCGTCCAGCCAGGGCTACGCGGCGGCCGAGCGGCACTTCTCGCCGTCGCGGCTCAACCCGGAGATCCTGATGATCGAAACGGATCATGACCTGCGGAACCCAGCGGACTTCCTGGTCATCGACAAAGTGGCCAAGGCGGTGTTCCGGGTACCGGGAATTGGTCGGGTGCAGACGATTACGCGTCCGGACGGCCAACCCATCGAGCACACCACCATCCCCTACGCGCTATCTCAACAGGGCCTGCTGAACAAGCTCAACGAGCAGTACCAGGGCGATCGGACGGCTGACATGCTCAAGCAGGCCAACGACATGCAAACCAACATCGACTCGATGGAGAAGATGCAGTCCATCACCGTCCAGATGGCGCAGACCACCAGCAACATGGTGACCAAGATGAAGGACATGTCGATCACGCTGGCCCAGGTCCGTGATCAACTGGCGGCGTTCGACGACTTCTTCCGCCCCCTGCGCAACTACTTCTACTGGGAGCCGCACTGCTACGACATCCCGGTCTGCTCGGCGTTGCGGTCGATCTTCGACGCGCTCGACGGCATCGACACCATGACCGACAGCATCCAGTCTCTGATCCCGGACATGGAGCGGCTCAATGCGCTCATGCCGCAGATGGTTGCGCTGATGCCGACGATGATCGACACGATGAAGTCGATGAAGCAGATGATGCTCACCGTCTACCAGACGCAGAACGGCATGCAGCAGCAGATGACCGAGATGCAACAGAACTCCGAAGCGATGGGCCAGGCATTCGACGCAGCCAAGAACGACGACTCGTTCTATCTGCCGCCGGATGCGTTCGAGAACGATGACTTCAAGCGCGGCATCAAGCAGTTCATCTCGCCGAACGGCAATGCGGTGCGGTTCATCATCGCCCATGAGGGTGACCCGTTGTCGCCGGAGGGGATCGAGAAGGTCGACGCCATCAAGCAGGCGGCCAAGGAAGCCCTGAAGGGCACCCCGCTGGAGGGATCGCGAATCTACCTCGGCGGGACCGCGGCGACCTTCAAGGACATGGCCGACGGCACCAAGTACGACCTGATGATCGCCGGCATTGCCGCGCTGGGCTTGATCTTCCTGATCATGCTCATCATCACCAGGGCCATCATCGCCGCCGGCGTGATCGTCGGTGCCGTGGCGATGTCACTGTGCGCATCCTTCGGCATCTCAGTCCTGCTGTGGCAGCACGTGCTCGGGCTGGAACTGCACTGGATGGTGCTCCCGATGGCAATGATCATTCAGCTGGCCGTCGGTGCCGACTACAACCTCCTGGTGGTCTCGCGACTCAAGGAAGAAGTTGGAGCGGGGGTCAGGACAGGCATCATTCGCACTCTCGGTGGCAGCGGTTCGGTGGTCACCGCGGCGGCCCTGCTGTTCGCGTTCACCATGATCACGATGGCCGTCAGCGAATTGCGCGTCATCGGACAGGTCGGCACGACGATCGGTCTCGGGCTGATCTTCGACACCTTGATCGTGCGGACGTTCACGACGCCGGCGGTCGCCACCCTGTTGGGCCGGTGGTATTGGTGGCCGCAGCGGATCAGGGTGCGGCCGATACCGTCACCGTGGCCGAAAGTGCCCGCGGTCCAGACCGATCCGGCGGTAGGAGTTCCCGTATGA
- a CDS encoding DUF732 domain-containing protein has product MRSWKVLLTVPVVSMLLAAPAAADPDTDFAAELHTYGIYGQRDYNAWIGKITCKRADRGIDKDANASAVFVHNNLAPGTTTEQAWQFLAAAVRTYCPEQFARITDAAR; this is encoded by the coding sequence ATGAGGTCGTGGAAAGTGCTCCTGACAGTACCCGTGGTGTCGATGCTGCTGGCCGCTCCTGCAGCCGCCGACCCGGACACCGACTTTGCCGCCGAGTTGCACACCTACGGCATCTACGGCCAGCGGGACTACAACGCCTGGATCGGCAAGATCACCTGCAAACGTGCCGACCGCGGAATCGACAAGGATGCCAATGCCTCTGCAGTCTTCGTCCACAACAACCTTGCACCAGGCACCACGACCGAACAGGCCTGGCAGTTCCTGGCCGCAGCCGTACGAACCTATTGCCCGGAACAGTTCGCCCGGATCACCGATGCGGCCCGCTAG
- a CDS encoding DUF5078 domain-containing protein: MRPASRLHDAMHKIGVLAVLLALTFAIGVAIAAVSRADATDDYPIPNHILRTSCTAEQILAAARDVEPVYYERYMTDYNNKSPDVQQAAQDRIHWFFSMDYAGRRAYSEDTATNAFYEQLAWNWPNWAKIFFNNKGVAARTTAICDRYPPDDMSVWVW; the protein is encoded by the coding sequence ATGCGGCCCGCTAGCCGACTGCACGATGCCATGCACAAGATCGGTGTGCTGGCCGTGCTGCTCGCCCTGACCTTCGCGATCGGGGTTGCCATAGCGGCGGTCAGTAGGGCCGACGCCACCGACGACTATCCGATCCCCAACCACATCCTGCGGACCTCGTGCACCGCCGAACAGATTCTGGCGGCGGCGCGCGACGTCGAACCGGTCTACTACGAGCGGTATATGACCGACTACAACAACAAGTCACCCGACGTACAACAGGCGGCCCAGGATCGGATCCATTGGTTCTTCTCGATGGATTACGCTGGCAGACGGGCCTACTCGGAGGACACGGCCACCAACGCCTTCTACGAGCAGTTGGCCTGGAACTGGCCGAACTGGGCCAAGATCTTCTTCAACAACAAGGGGGTCGCGGCGCGCACCACCGCGATCTGCGACCGCTACCCACCGGACGACATGTCCGTCTGGGTGTGGTGA
- a CDS encoding APC family permease: MSQVASGAKGTTTLARTLGLWAIVGLGLGYMTPTVVFDTFGIVSTETGNVVPTAYLLALVVMMFTAISYGRMTQIFPSAGSAYTYTSETISPNLGFLIGWAALLDYLLLPLVNALIIRSYLYSFFPEAPAWIWVVVYVAVITGMCLFSMTNTSRVNMILVVFEVVLIGVFLVLAAKSLIDGMGNGTLFSTQPLWHEGVHLNLVITGATIVAFSFIGFDAITMYTEEAKDASIVPKAILLALLIGGAIFFVSAFFTQSLFPDVSNFSQESLENSALPEIAFNVGGHLFKILLTSAAFAATVASSLASHASVSRLLYVMGRNGRGPIGRFFGYLHPSFQTPAYAIVFVGLVSLLAIAFTLDFVASLINFGALVAFTFVNLTVIVYFAYRRKEFRGGKQILRNIVLPAIGVALTVVLWLYLSADSTRYGLIWFGIGIVVLLWLTRLFRRPLTINMGDPED, translated from the coding sequence ATGAGTCAGGTTGCCTCCGGGGCGAAGGGCACCACGACGCTGGCACGCACGCTCGGGTTGTGGGCGATCGTTGGGCTGGGTCTGGGTTACATGACCCCGACGGTCGTGTTCGACACCTTCGGCATCGTCTCGACGGAGACGGGCAACGTGGTGCCGACCGCGTACCTGCTGGCCTTGGTGGTCATGATGTTCACCGCCATCAGCTACGGCCGGATGACCCAGATCTTCCCCTCGGCCGGGTCGGCCTACACCTACACCTCCGAGACCATCAGTCCCAACCTCGGCTTCCTGATCGGCTGGGCGGCACTGCTGGACTACCTGCTGCTGCCCTTGGTCAACGCGCTCATCATCCGCAGCTATCTGTACTCGTTCTTCCCCGAGGCGCCGGCCTGGATCTGGGTGGTGGTCTACGTCGCGGTCATCACCGGGATGTGCCTGTTCAGCATGACCAACACCTCGCGGGTGAACATGATCCTGGTGGTGTTCGAAGTCGTCCTCATCGGGGTGTTCCTGGTGCTGGCCGCGAAATCACTGATCGACGGTATGGGCAACGGCACGCTGTTCTCCACACAGCCGCTGTGGCACGAGGGGGTGCACCTGAATCTGGTGATCACGGGTGCGACGATCGTGGCCTTCTCGTTCATCGGCTTCGACGCAATCACGATGTACACCGAGGAAGCCAAGGACGCCTCCATCGTCCCGAAGGCGATCCTGCTGGCCCTGCTGATCGGTGGCGCAATCTTCTTCGTATCGGCCTTCTTCACCCAGTCGTTGTTCCCGGACGTCTCGAACTTCAGCCAGGAATCCCTGGAGAACAGCGCCCTGCCCGAGATCGCCTTCAATGTCGGCGGGCACCTGTTCAAGATCCTGCTGACCTCGGCGGCCTTCGCGGCCACGGTGGCCTCCAGCCTCGCCTCCCACGCGTCGGTGTCACGGCTGCTCTACGTCATGGGCCGCAACGGGCGCGGACCGATCGGGCGCTTCTTCGGCTACCTACACCCGAGCTTCCAAACCCCGGCCTACGCCATCGTCTTCGTCGGCCTGGTGTCCTTGCTGGCGATCGCGTTCACCCTGGACTTCGTGGCGTCGTTGATCAACTTCGGCGCGCTGGTGGCTTTCACCTTCGTCAATCTCACGGTGATCGTCTACTTCGCCTACCGCCGCAAGGAGTTCCGCGGCGGCAAGCAGATCCTGCGCAACATCGTGCTGCCTGCCATCGGCGTGGCACTCACCGTCGTTCTGTGGCTGTATCTGTCGGCCGATTCCACCCGCTACGGCCTGATCTGGTTCGGCATCGGGATCGTCGTGCTGCTGTGGCTGACCCGCTTGTTCCGCCGGCCGCTGACGATCAACATGGGCGACCCGGAGGACTGA
- a CDS encoding universal stress protein, whose translation MRYVVGYGPRQRGVDGVNLAASLARSSGATLDLVSVLPSDAPTFHRYSPDQAFNAEVEEQGREWLEDGLAHVPSGVQAEAHLRRADSIAEGLLDAATDPDQGEAALIVVGTYHRVRGRFGLGSLADALLHASEVPVALAPAEYEPQQRITRITCAIGMRPGNESLFDNAVRLAAEWKVPLRLMSLIAVGEGGSEERRQEWSELARQHAAGLVEKATETLPAESVTSVVGHGHSLEDAVLELDFEDSEVVLVGSSRLAQPKRLFLGHSASKIMRALPVPMIVWPRG comes from the coding sequence ATGCGGTACGTCGTCGGTTATGGCCCTCGCCAACGTGGTGTGGACGGCGTCAATCTCGCGGCATCCCTGGCCCGGTCCTCAGGTGCCACACTGGATCTGGTCTCGGTTTTGCCCAGTGACGCCCCGACCTTCCACCGGTACTCACCGGATCAGGCGTTCAACGCCGAAGTCGAGGAGCAGGGCCGGGAGTGGCTCGAGGACGGTCTGGCTCACGTCCCGTCCGGTGTGCAGGCCGAGGCACATCTGCGCAGGGCTGACTCCATCGCCGAAGGTCTGCTCGACGCGGCGACCGATCCCGATCAGGGCGAGGCAGCTCTGATCGTGGTCGGCACCTACCACCGGGTGCGCGGCCGGTTCGGGCTGGGAAGCCTGGCCGATGCCCTGCTGCACGCCTCCGAGGTGCCGGTCGCGCTGGCACCGGCGGAATACGAGCCGCAGCAACGCATTACCCGCATCACCTGTGCCATCGGGATGCGGCCCGGCAACGAGAGCCTGTTCGACAACGCGGTCCGTCTGGCGGCTGAATGGAAGGTGCCGTTGCGCCTGATGTCGCTGATCGCCGTGGGTGAGGGCGGCAGCGAGGAACGCCGTCAGGAGTGGTCGGAGCTGGCCCGCCAGCATGCCGCCGGACTGGTCGAGAAGGCCACCGAAACGCTACCCGCAGAGTCGGTGACAAGCGTTGTCGGCCATGGACATTCGCTTGAGGACGCGGTGCTCGAACTGGACTTCGAGGACAGCGAGGTGGTTCTGGTCGGGTCCAGCCGGCTGGCCCAGCCCAAGCGGCTGTTCCTCGGTCACTCGGCCAGCAAGATCATGCGTGCGCTGCCGGTCCCGATGATCGTGTGGCCGCGCGGCTGA
- a CDS encoding fused (3R)-hydroxyacyl-ACP dehydratase subunits HadA/HadB produces MTAPAETSALAARVGHYYQMAGTYLVGREKLREYARAVQDYNPAHWDVAAAAELGYSDVIAPLTFTSAPGMQCNRRMFEEIVVGYDTYLQTEEVFEQHRPIVAGDELHIDVELTDVRRTAGRDFITVTNTFTDAAGERVHTLHTTVVGVTGEDIDAGVKEAVQKAMMHDMNILDIPGADAAYEKEMRPAGEIRISDGGLTRTPGTPSFDSLKVGDELPVHHTRLSRGDLVNYAGVAGDANPIHWDEDIAKLAGLPDVIAHGMLTMGLGAGFASSWTGDPGAVTRYAVRLSQPAIVSAKEGADIEFSGKIKSLDPATRSGVLLVAAKSDGKKIFGLATLNVRFS; encoded by the coding sequence ATGACTGCACCAGCAGAGACATCTGCACTGGCGGCCCGGGTCGGCCACTACTACCAGATGGCCGGTACCTACCTGGTCGGCCGCGAGAAGCTGCGCGAATACGCGCGGGCCGTGCAGGACTACAACCCCGCGCACTGGGACGTCGCCGCTGCCGCGGAACTGGGCTATTCGGATGTCATCGCACCGCTGACGTTCACCTCGGCACCGGGCATGCAATGCAACCGCAGGATGTTCGAAGAGATCGTCGTCGGCTACGACACCTATCTCCAGACCGAAGAGGTCTTCGAGCAGCACCGCCCGATCGTCGCCGGCGATGAACTGCACATCGACGTCGAGCTGACCGACGTGCGCCGGACTGCGGGCCGGGACTTCATCACCGTCACCAACACCTTCACCGATGCGGCCGGCGAGCGGGTGCACACCCTGCACACCACCGTCGTCGGCGTCACCGGCGAGGACATCGATGCCGGGGTCAAGGAAGCCGTGCAGAAGGCCATGATGCACGACATGAACATCCTCGACATCCCGGGAGCCGACGCCGCGTACGAGAAGGAAATGCGCCCCGCGGGCGAGATCCGGATCTCCGACGGCGGGCTGACTCGCACCCCGGGTACCCCGTCCTTCGATTCGTTGAAGGTCGGTGACGAACTTCCGGTGCATCACACCCGGCTCTCGCGCGGCGACCTGGTCAACTATGCCGGGGTTGCCGGTGACGCCAACCCGATCCACTGGGACGAGGACATCGCCAAGCTGGCCGGCCTGCCCGACGTCATCGCCCACGGCATGCTGACCATGGGGCTGGGTGCCGGCTTCGCGTCGTCGTGGACCGGCGATCCCGGGGCGGTGACCCGCTATGCGGTGCGGCTGTCGCAACCGGCCATCGTGTCGGCCAAGGAAGGTGCCGACATCGAGTTCAGCGGCAAGATCAAGTCGCTGGATCCGGCGACCCGCAGCGGTGTGCTCCTGGTGGCCGCCAAGTCCGACGGCAAGAAGATCTTCGGACTGGCAACGCTGAACGTCCGCTTCAGCTGA
- a CDS encoding LuxR C-terminal-related transcriptional regulator, translating to MDHIDAGERLAHLLDALRSIVEPDDPTWQPGPADARAVMEDGWATLADALAEKPAAAAILAAMRDLARSDAALLRSRETSRRLGAVLDQLESAPCHIPELMELAPRLVPELGFDRAIFSRIVDGLWVSQSVCVPDDPQWAAEINRAGQEQPQPLVPGLHETEIVRRREARMVRDVQHDSRVHRPIADASRSTSYVAAPVLAGGRVVALLHGDRYRQGRDTDDSDCDLLACYAKGVAFAFSRARAVDQLGTLSAMMQSAVDDCRETTSAPQEFTLDNSGDQRSDGAVSARAARSAVRGVRDALTARETQILEHMAQGRTNSAIAAKLFIAEGTVKQHVKRILRKLGAENRVEAVSLLYQSDRN from the coding sequence GTGGATCACATCGATGCAGGCGAGCGGTTGGCGCACTTGCTCGATGCATTGCGCAGCATCGTCGAGCCCGACGATCCCACCTGGCAGCCTGGTCCGGCCGACGCCCGGGCAGTCATGGAGGACGGCTGGGCCACCCTCGCTGATGCCCTGGCCGAGAAGCCGGCAGCCGCGGCGATCCTGGCGGCGATGCGGGACCTGGCGCGCAGCGACGCCGCCCTGCTCCGGTCGCGCGAGACCTCGCGGCGTCTCGGCGCGGTGCTCGACCAGCTGGAGTCCGCGCCATGCCACATCCCGGAACTGATGGAGCTGGCGCCGCGCCTGGTCCCGGAGCTGGGTTTCGACCGGGCGATCTTCTCGCGGATCGTCGACGGCCTGTGGGTATCGCAGTCGGTCTGCGTACCGGACGATCCGCAGTGGGCCGCCGAAATCAACCGGGCGGGCCAGGAGCAGCCGCAGCCGCTCGTGCCGGGTCTGCACGAGACCGAGATCGTCCGGCGTCGCGAAGCCAGGATGGTGCGCGACGTCCAGCACGACTCGCGGGTGCACCGGCCGATCGCCGACGCCTCGCGATCGACCTCCTATGTCGCGGCTCCCGTGCTGGCCGGCGGCCGGGTAGTCGCGTTGCTGCATGGCGACCGCTACCGCCAGGGCCGAGACACCGACGACAGCGACTGTGATCTGTTGGCGTGCTATGCCAAGGGTGTGGCGTTCGCCTTCAGCAGGGCGCGTGCCGTCGACCAGCTCGGGACACTGAGTGCGATGATGCAGTCGGCCGTCGACGATTGCCGTGAAACCACCTCGGCGCCCCAGGAGTTCACCCTCGATAATAGCGGCGACCAGCGGTCCGACGGTGCGGTCTCGGCCCGCGCGGCCCGCTCGGCGGTCCGCGGGGTGCGAGACGCGCTGACCGCGCGGGAGACCCAGATACTCGAGCACATGGCCCAGGGCCGAACCAACTCGGCGATCGCCGCCAAGCTGTTCATCGCCGAGGGGACCGTCAAACAGCACGTCAAGAGGATCCTGCGTAAGCTCGGCGCCGAGAACAGGGTCGAGGCGGTGTCGCTGCTGTACCAGTCCGATCGGAACTGA
- a CDS encoding ferredoxin, translated as MTIDPQRCSGIGLCEAAKPDLFEVGDDGHARLIRAVAGTDALTELEDVAAQCPTQSVSVQLID; from the coding sequence GTGACCATCGATCCGCAGCGGTGCTCGGGCATCGGGCTCTGCGAGGCCGCCAAACCCGACTTGTTCGAGGTCGGGGACGACGGCCACGCCCGGCTGATCCGCGCCGTCGCGGGCACCGACGCGCTCACAGAGCTCGAAGACGTTGCCGCGCAATGCCCGACGCAGTCGGTCTCCGTGCAGCTGATCGACTGA
- a CDS encoding cytochrome P450 produces the protein MTTAEGELFAADLDWDDDDSVDVPPTNEVAGTRPYDPINVSSDAFWSIDLPDREPIFAELRRDRPVSWQPPIETAVSPDPDDPGYWAVVRHADIVEISQNNDVFVSRYGVMFDMLPPVFLEMAMSFLAMDNPQHHKIRRLVSSVFTPRQVRRIEGDIASRSQRIVAAAVAKARDGEPVDFVADLARHLPTEMFGDMFGFPEEMRAAVVHAADETQAWADPVLLAGRDPAEVQVEAALRIHDMTEGLIELRREKPEDDLLSALVHAEVDGERLSEFEIGATMVLFSVAANDTTRHTTSLAAKALNDFPDQRQWLWEDFDGRIGVAVEEFLRWGSVVQNFRRTCVTPYELGGQQILPGDKVVMMYASGNRDEAVFDEPNRFNLDRRPNPHMAFGGGGIHFCLGSQLAKVMLRSVFREIRSQMPDFTTGEPELVRTNFIRGVLSMPFDPGPLR, from the coding sequence ATGACGACAGCCGAAGGCGAACTGTTCGCCGCCGATCTCGATTGGGACGACGACGATTCCGTCGACGTGCCGCCTACCAACGAGGTGGCCGGAACGCGCCCGTACGACCCGATCAACGTCAGCAGCGACGCGTTCTGGTCCATCGATCTTCCCGACCGGGAACCGATCTTCGCCGAGCTGCGCCGCGACCGGCCGGTGAGCTGGCAGCCGCCGATCGAGACGGCCGTCTCACCGGATCCCGACGATCCGGGTTACTGGGCGGTGGTGCGGCACGCCGACATCGTCGAGATCAGCCAGAACAACGACGTTTTCGTGTCGCGCTACGGTGTCATGTTCGACATGCTGCCGCCGGTGTTCCTGGAGATGGCCATGTCGTTCCTGGCCATGGACAACCCCCAGCATCACAAGATCCGCCGACTGGTGAGTTCGGTGTTCACACCGCGCCAGGTCCGGCGCATCGAGGGCGACATCGCCTCGCGTTCGCAGCGCATCGTGGCCGCCGCGGTGGCCAAGGCTCGAGACGGTGAACCCGTCGACTTCGTCGCCGACCTCGCCCGGCACCTGCCCACCGAGATGTTCGGTGACATGTTCGGCTTCCCCGAGGAGATGCGGGCCGCGGTGGTGCATGCCGCCGACGAGACGCAGGCCTGGGCTGATCCGGTGCTGCTGGCCGGCCGCGACCCGGCCGAGGTCCAGGTCGAGGCGGCGCTGCGTATCCACGACATGACCGAGGGCCTCATCGAGTTGCGCCGGGAGAAACCGGAGGACGATCTCCTCAGCGCCCTGGTGCACGCCGAAGTCGACGGGGAACGTCTGTCGGAGTTCGAGATCGGCGCCACCATGGTGTTGTTCTCGGTGGCCGCCAACGACACCACACGCCACACGACCAGCCTCGCCGCCAAGGCGCTCAACGACTTTCCCGATCAGCGACAGTGGCTGTGGGAGGACTTCGACGGCCGGATCGGTGTCGCGGTCGAAGAGTTCCTGCGCTGGGGCTCGGTGGTGCAGAACTTCCGCCGTACCTGTGTCACCCCGTACGAGCTGGGCGGCCAGCAGATTCTCCCCGGCGACAAGGTCGTGATGATGTACGCCTCGGGCAATCGAGATGAAGCGGTGTTCGACGAGCCCAACCGCTTCAACCTCGACCGGCGGCCCAATCCGCATATGGCCTTCGGTGGGGGTGGCATCCACTTCTGCCTCGGCAGCCAGCTCGCCAAGGTGATGCTGCGCTCGGTGTTCCGCGAGATCCGCTCACAGATGCCCGACTTCACCACCGGCGAACCGGAACTGGTCCGCACCAACTTCATTCGTGGTGTTCTCAGCATGCCCTTCGATCCGGGGCCGCTGCGGTGA